In Calothrix sp. PCC 7507, one DNA window encodes the following:
- a CDS encoding nucleotidyltransferase family protein, whose amino-acid sequence MSDRIPLVSSYKLTQAQQLLLQAALLQGQAALTAWEQWQSLVDIEVLDAESHVLLPQLYQNLLAHGVEDPHMARLKGIYRRTWYANQLRLKQLKTLLSHLKNAGIEAIVLGDAALCCCQDETYRPISNFHLLVRSTELEGAIQQLICLNWQVSNALTHQFIHLQDDPENLLYLQEHLFWGIPQDYIDEQVWQYAIPRESNAAGWTLSPTDQLLDGCARTFFKSRSRPIYGIADALTLIQKSGNLDWIRLITQAQRYQMILPVRNMLILLQQVLQLSVPSWVLPALYQMPIAQTEWLNYQVLAGERRSFVRSTLTPPLSYLENRLQRLRHRLFPGKQILIPKKSAFELSD is encoded by the coding sequence ATGAGCGATCGCATTCCCCTTGTTAGTAGCTATAAACTGACTCAAGCCCAGCAACTATTGCTCCAAGCGGCACTTTTACAAGGACAAGCGGCATTAACTGCATGGGAGCAATGGCAGTCTTTGGTCGATATCGAAGTCTTAGATGCCGAGTCCCATGTGTTACTGCCGCAACTTTACCAAAATTTATTGGCTCATGGTGTCGAAGATCCTCATATGGCAAGGCTTAAGGGTATCTATCGGCGCACTTGGTATGCCAATCAACTGCGGCTCAAACAACTCAAAACACTGTTATCCCATTTAAAGAATGCGGGAATTGAGGCGATTGTGCTTGGCGATGCTGCCCTCTGCTGTTGTCAAGACGAAACTTATCGTCCGATCTCTAACTTTCATCTCCTGGTTCGTTCCACTGAGTTAGAGGGGGCAATTCAACAGTTAATTTGTCTAAATTGGCAAGTTTCTAATGCTTTAACACATCAATTCATCCACTTACAGGATGATCCGGAAAACTTGCTTTATTTACAGGAGCATCTTTTCTGGGGAATTCCTCAAGACTATATTGATGAACAGGTTTGGCAGTATGCGATTCCCCGTGAGAGCAACGCGGCTGGCTGGACGCTTAGTCCGACTGATCAGCTTTTAGATGGGTGTGCCAGGACATTTTTTAAAAGTCGATCGCGTCCCATTTATGGCATAGCTGATGCGCTAACGCTGATTCAGAAGTCGGGCAACCTCGACTGGATACGACTCATCACCCAAGCACAGCGTTATCAAATGATTTTGCCAGTGCGGAATATGCTGATCCTGTTGCAGCAGGTGTTGCAGCTTTCCGTACCAAGTTGGGTGTTGCCTGCGCTCTATCAAATGCCGATCGCTCAGACGGAATGGTTAAACTATCAGGTGTTGGCTGGCGAACGGCGATCTTTTGTGCGATCGACACTGACTCCTCCGTTGAGCTATTTGGAGAATCGGCTACAGAGGCTCAGACATCGCCTCTTTCCAGGCAAACAGATTTTGATACCGAAAAAATCAGCATTTGAATTAAGTGACTAA
- a CDS encoding CHAT domain-containing tetratricopeptide repeat protein — protein MTQRQADTKIPQPNLQICTHSSLALVVSILLSAPVLASPSQHTLQTAQLPQTTSSNANQAAAEKAHLQGVELYEQGTAESIAQALEKWQEALKLWRLAGDKAGEAITLTYMGLLNNVSGNKQQALALYNQALPLWRIVADKEGEATTLSNIGKVYSDLGDKQQALAFYNQALPLRRAAGDKTGEALTLNNIGGVYSESGDKQQALALYNQALALRRLAGDKAGEANSLNNIGGIHDELGDKQKALEFYHQALPLRRAVGDKAGVATTLNNIGKVHDDLGDKQKALEFYHQALSLRREAGNKAGVAVVLNNIGRVYDELGDKQKALEFYNQALPLRQAVGNKTGEAATLNNIGKIYNDLADTKKALEFYNQALSLTRVVGNKANEAVTLSNLGAVYSDLGDKQKALEFYNQALPLRQAVGDKAGEATSINNIGSIYEDLGDKQKALTLYNQALPLWRMVGNKAGEAATLSNIAKLEGNLGNLKQAITQIEAAIAIIEDLRTKVASPELRTSYFASQQNVYKYYIELLMQLHKQQPSSGYDAQALQVSERSRARSLLELLTESHADIRQGVEPKLLAEERTIQQKLDALEKRRIEFNGKYSEAQMQALESETEALLEKYQEVQTQIRATSPRYAALTQPKPLTLAEIQQQVLDENTMLLQYSLGEKRSYLWAVTKTSISSYELPKRADIETVAQQFYLKLKDPRYRINTKGTAITNAAIAKLSEILLQPVATQLGNKRLLVVSDGALQYVPFAALLSPPNKEDKDLVPLLVKHEIVSLPSATTLAVLRKELKGRKTAPKKLAVLADPIFSYDDERLKKIIARRSSPSTNKGDVNSIALARAARDTSVSFDRLPFTREEAQGILALVPKSMQLRAFDFAASRAFITSTELQQFQIVHFATHGILNSTHPELSGIVLSLFDHQGQPQNGFLRLHDVFNLNLPAELVVLSACETGLGEEVKGEGLVGLTRGFMYAGSPRVLVSLWSVSDEGTSALMQKFYHKMLKEGLPAAAALRSAQIEMWQNQSFAAPFYWAAFTLQGEWK, from the coding sequence ATGACGCAACGGCAAGCAGACACAAAAATCCCCCAGCCTAATCTTCAAATTTGCACTCATTCTAGTCTCGCTCTAGTTGTCAGCATTCTTTTGTCAGCGCCAGTTCTAGCTTCTCCTAGCCAACACACACTGCAAACGGCACAATTGCCACAGACAACTTCATCGAATGCAAATCAAGCTGCTGCTGAAAAAGCTCATCTACAGGGGGTAGAACTTTATGAACAAGGAACAGCAGAATCGATAGCACAAGCATTAGAGAAATGGCAAGAGGCGTTGAAGCTTTGGCGGTTAGCGGGTGACAAAGCCGGAGAAGCAATTACACTCACTTACATGGGCTTACTCAATAACGTTTCGGGAAATAAGCAGCAAGCACTAGCACTCTACAATCAAGCACTTCCTCTCTGGCGGATAGTCGCTGATAAAGAAGGGGAAGCCACTACCCTCAGCAATATTGGCAAAGTCTACTCCGATTTGGGAGATAAGCAGCAAGCGTTGGCGTTCTATAACCAAGCACTTCCCCTCAGACGGGCGGCGGGTGACAAAACAGGCGAAGCCCTCACCCTCAACAATATTGGCGGCGTTTACTCCGAATCAGGAGATAAGCAGCAAGCACTAGCACTCTACAACCAAGCACTCGCCCTCAGACGGTTAGCTGGTGATAAAGCGGGAGAAGCTAATTCCCTCAACAACATTGGCGGTATCCATGACGAATTGGGAGATAAGCAGAAAGCACTTGAGTTTTATCACCAAGCACTCCCTCTCAGGCGGGCGGTAGGCGATAAAGCTGGCGTTGCTACTACCCTCAACAACATCGGCAAAGTCCACGACGATTTAGGAGACAAGCAGAAAGCACTTGAGTTTTATCACCAAGCCCTTTCTCTGAGACGTGAGGCGGGTAACAAAGCGGGTGTTGCTGTTGTTCTCAACAACATTGGTAGAGTCTATGACGAATTGGGAGATAAACAGAAAGCACTTGAGTTTTATAACCAAGCATTACCCCTCAGACAGGCAGTGGGTAACAAGACAGGGGAAGCCGCTACCCTGAATAACATCGGTAAAATCTACAACGATTTAGCAGATACAAAGAAGGCATTAGAGTTTTACAACCAAGCACTCTCTCTGACACGGGTGGTAGGCAACAAAGCCAATGAAGCTGTCACACTCTCGAACTTAGGCGCAGTCTACAGCGATTTAGGAGACAAGCAGAAGGCACTTGAGTTTTATAACCAAGCGCTGCCTTTGAGACAGGCAGTGGGCGACAAAGCAGGAGAAGCCACTTCTATCAATAACATTGGCAGTATCTATGAAGATTTGGGAGACAAGCAGAAGGCATTGACACTATATAATCAAGCCTTACCCTTGTGGCGGATGGTAGGCAACAAAGCGGGAGAAGCGGCTACACTCTCCAATATTGCGAAGTTGGAAGGTAATTTGGGCAATCTTAAACAAGCCATAACTCAAATTGAAGCGGCGATCGCCATTATCGAAGATTTACGTACCAAAGTTGCTAGCCCAGAACTGCGTACCTCTTACTTTGCCTCACAGCAAAATGTATATAAATATTACATCGAGCTATTAATGCAGTTGCACAAACAGCAACCATCGTCAGGATACGATGCCCAAGCACTGCAAGTCAGCGAACGTTCTCGCGCCCGCAGTCTTTTGGAACTGCTGACAGAGTCCCATGCAGATATTCGCCAAGGTGTGGAACCAAAGTTGCTGGCAGAGGAACGCACCATACAGCAAAAATTAGATGCTTTAGAAAAACGCCGCATAGAATTCAACGGCAAATACTCTGAAGCACAAATGCAAGCTTTAGAATCAGAAACTGAAGCCCTCCTCGAAAAATATCAAGAAGTTCAGACACAAATTCGTGCGACTAGTCCCCGTTATGCAGCACTAACTCAGCCAAAGCCTCTCACATTAGCAGAAATTCAGCAGCAGGTGCTTGATGAAAACACCATGCTTTTACAATACTCCCTAGGAGAAAAGCGCAGCTATCTGTGGGCAGTTACCAAGACTAGTATTAGCAGCTATGAACTACCCAAACGTGCCGACATTGAAACTGTCGCCCAGCAATTTTACTTAAAGTTAAAAGACCCACGGTATAGGATAAATACAAAAGGAACAGCTATTACAAATGCAGCGATCGCCAAGTTAAGTGAAATATTACTACAACCTGTGGCAACGCAATTAGGGAATAAGCGTCTACTTGTTGTTAGTGATGGTGCTTTGCAGTATGTGCCGTTTGCCGCTTTGTTAAGTCCTCCCAACAAAGAAGACAAAGATTTAGTACCCCTCTTGGTAAAACACGAAATTGTCAGCCTACCCTCGGCTACTACATTAGCTGTGTTGCGAAAAGAACTCAAAGGACGCAAAACTGCTCCCAAGAAGCTGGCAGTCTTAGCTGATCCTATTTTTAGCTACGACGATGAGCGACTGAAAAAAATTATTGCCCGCAGATCCTCCCCGTCAACAAATAAAGGCGATGTCAATAGTATTGCTTTGGCTAGAGCCGCTAGAGATACTAGTGTCTCTTTTGACCGCTTGCCATTTACCAGAGAAGAAGCCCAAGGAATTTTGGCATTGGTGCCTAAAAGTATGCAGTTGAGGGCTTTTGACTTTGCTGCTAGTCGCGCTTTTATCACTAGCACAGAACTCCAGCAATTTCAAATTGTGCATTTTGCTACTCACGGTATCCTGAATAGTACTCATCCAGAATTATCCGGGATCGTGCTGTCGCTGTTTGATCATCAAGGACAGCCACAAAATGGCTTTTTACGACTCCACGATGTTTTTAACCTCAACCTACCAGCAGAATTGGTGGTCTTGAGTGCCTGTGAAACCGGGTTAGGTGAAGAAGTCAAGGGAGAAGGGTTAGTAGGCTTGACAAGAGGCTTTATGTATGCTGGGAGTCCACGAGTCTTAGTGAGTTTGTGGAGTGTTTCGGATGAAGGGACATCAGCATTAATGCAGAAATTTTATCACAAGATGCTGAAAGAAGGTTTACCAGCCGCCGCTGCCCTGCGATCTGCACAGATCGAGATGTGGCAAAATCAAAGCTTCGCTGCACCATTCTACTGGGCAGCTTTCACTTTGCAAGGTGAATGGAAGTGA
- a CDS encoding ELWxxDGT repeat protein has protein sequence MTTTMLTLVKDIVTGANGSNPDDLTNVNNTLYFTATDGTNGKELWKSDGTAAGTVLVKDIFTGINSSNPYNLTNINGTLYFVATDGTNGRELWKSDGTAAGTVLVKDIFTGINSSSDPNILTNINDTLYFVATDGTNGTELWKSDGTTAGTVLVKDINIGANGSDPGSLTNINGTLYFSATDGTNGDELWKSDGTAAGTVLVKDINGAGGSNPRDLTNVNGTLYFSATDGTNGKELWKSDGTAAGTVLVKDINIGANGSDPGNLTNVNNTLYFTAYDSTNGYELWKSDGTAVGTVLVKDIFTGDSSSDPGSLTNINGTLYFRATDDTNGNELWKSDGTAAGTVLVKDIFTGAGSSDPGSLTNVNGTLYFSADDGTNDNELWKSDGTAAGTVRVLDINPGSASSNPSGLTYINGKLYFSATNGENGTELFFINNNDNIPSRLTNPSDDVFNIKSQEKNVKTKLEITLTGCSSNLLNELGLFTVDDDKGTINGIAPGAEGYAKAALERSRVIFSVIVNAPNGLDSNNFSSLLELNSEEKFRFILVKNSTFDAVKTGATSLTELLFSSVSTQKITDLGDDGFSLSWRDGSGDSATDFSNLVVKIKQTTKSLTLGTNLQGKSQGEVIDLREAKQSVTANFSVHREAAFNNFVGFYQVADENGGIDTNGDGKADVLTGQAGYIQAALSKRVAGIDLSVSNQGAASYSGVFQPGAIFAPFIIVNGSPDALLDSNPNNDPAIYFPFLGANSDQSDHIRLLGNNTFGFEDVANGGDRDFNDIIVKVNLTAIA, from the coding sequence ATGACAACTACCATGCTCACGCTCGTCAAAGATATTGTTACAGGCGCTAATGGCTCCAACCCTGACGACCTGACAAATGTCAACAACACCCTCTACTTTACAGCCACAGACGGCACGAATGGCAAAGAGTTGTGGAAGAGTGATGGCACAGCCGCTGGCACTGTCTTAGTCAAAGATATTTTTACAGGTATTAATAGCTCCAACCCTTATAATTTAACCAATATCAACGGCACCCTCTACTTTGTAGCCACAGATGGCACGAATGGCAGAGAGTTGTGGAAGAGTGATGGCACAGCCGCTGGCACTGTCTTAGTCAAAGATATTTTTACAGGTATTAATAGCTCCTCCGATCCTAACATCCTGACAAATATCAACGACACCCTCTACTTTGTAGCCACAGACGGCACAAATGGCACAGAGTTGTGGAAAAGTGATGGCACAACTGCTGGCACCGTCTTAGTCAAAGATATTAATATAGGCGCTAATGGCTCCGACCCTGGCAGCCTGACAAATATCAACGGCACCCTCTACTTCAGCGCCACAGACGGCACGAATGGCGATGAGTTGTGGAAGAGTGATGGCACAGCCGCTGGCACAGTCTTAGTCAAAGATATTAATGGCGCTGGAGGCTCCAACCCTAGGGACCTGACAAATGTCAACGGCACCCTCTACTTCAGCGCCACAGACGGCACGAATGGCAAAGAGTTGTGGAAGAGTGATGGCACAGCCGCTGGCACTGTCTTAGTCAAAGATATTAATATAGGCGCTAATGGCTCCGACCCTGGCAACCTGACAAATGTCAACAACACCCTCTACTTCACAGCCTATGACAGCACGAATGGCTATGAATTGTGGAAGAGTGATGGCACAGCCGTTGGTACTGTCTTAGTCAAAGATATTTTTACAGGTGATAGTAGCTCCGACCCTGGCAGCCTGACAAATATCAACGGCACCCTCTACTTCCGAGCCACAGACGACACAAATGGCAATGAGTTGTGGAAAAGTGATGGTACAGCAGCTGGTACTGTCTTAGTCAAAGATATTTTTACAGGCGCTGGTAGCTCCGATCCTGGCTCCCTGACAAATGTCAACGGCACCCTCTACTTCAGCGCCGATGACGGCACGAATGACAATGAGTTGTGGAAGAGTGATGGCACAGCCGCTGGAACAGTACGAGTCTTGGATATCAATCCCGGTAGTGCTAGTTCTAATCCCTCGGGTTTGACCTACATCAACGGTAAGCTTTACTTTTCTGCAACTAACGGAGAAAATGGCACCGAACTGTTTTTTATCAATAATAATGATAATATACCCAGCCGTTTAACAAATCCGAGTGATGATGTCTTCAACATCAAAAGTCAGGAGAAGAATGTCAAAACTAAACTGGAAATCACCCTCACCGGATGCAGTTCTAATTTGCTGAATGAATTGGGTTTATTTACTGTTGATGATGATAAAGGCACAATCAACGGTATTGCTCCTGGTGCTGAAGGTTATGCCAAAGCAGCTTTAGAACGTTCTCGAGTAATTTTCTCGGTAATTGTTAATGCTCCCAATGGGTTAGATAGCAATAATTTTAGTAGTTTGTTGGAATTAAATTCTGAGGAGAAATTTAGATTTATCTTGGTGAAGAATAGTACTTTTGATGCTGTGAAAACTGGTGCTACTTCGCTCACAGAGTTACTGTTTTCTAGTGTCTCTACACAAAAGATTACAGATTTAGGTGATGATGGTTTCTCGCTGTCTTGGAGAGATGGTTCTGGTGACAGTGCGACAGATTTTAGCAATTTGGTGGTGAAAATTAAGCAGACAACTAAATCTCTCACTTTGGGTACGAATCTCCAAGGCAAATCACAGGGAGAGGTGATTGATTTGCGGGAGGCTAAACAATCTGTCACAGCTAATTTTTCTGTCCACAGGGAAGCGGCTTTTAATAATTTTGTTGGTTTCTATCAGGTGGCTGATGAAAATGGGGGGATTGACACTAACGGTGATGGGAAAGCTGATGTTCTCACGGGACAGGCTGGCTATATTCAAGCTGCTTTGAGTAAGCGGGTTGCAGGGATTGATTTGTCTGTGAGTAACCAAGGTGCTGCTAGTTACAGTGGTGTTTTTCAACCTGGTGCTATTTTTGCGCCATTTATTATTGTCAATGGCTCTCCTGATGCGCTTTTAGATAGCAATCCTAATAATGATCCGGCGATTTATTTCCCGTTTTTGGGTGCTAATTCTGATCAGTCGGATCATATTCGTTTGTTGGGTAATAACACTTTTGGCTTTGAGGATGTAGCTAATGGTGGCGATCGCGATTTCAACGATATTATTGTTAAGGTTAATTTAACTGCGATCGCCTAG
- a CDS encoding PqqD family protein codes for MEQHQVFRVNSPQVVCEMIDEEVVIVHLEKGYYYSLLKTGAEVWSRIERRIDSHSIIQEITQAYDGSAEEIATAIDEFLENLQREELIIADSTMESATTDNNKIVEITNKRRFEKPLLEKFTDMEDLLLLDPIHEVDVEAGWPNAKTA; via the coding sequence ATGGAACAGCATCAAGTATTTCGGGTCAATAGTCCTCAAGTTGTTTGTGAAATGATCGATGAAGAAGTGGTCATTGTCCATCTAGAAAAAGGTTACTACTACAGCCTATTGAAAACAGGTGCAGAGGTTTGGAGTAGAATTGAGCGTCGGATTGACTCACACAGCATAATTCAGGAAATAACGCAAGCGTATGACGGTAGTGCCGAGGAAATTGCTACCGCTATTGATGAGTTTTTAGAAAATTTGCAGCGCGAGGAACTCATTATCGCTGACTCAACGATGGAATCTGCAACCACAGATAACAACAAAATTGTTGAAATTACTAACAAGCGACGCTTTGAGAAACCCTTGTTGGAGAAGTTCACTGACATGGAAGATTTACTTCTACTCGATCCGATTCATGAAGTCGATGTGGAAGCAGGATGGCCCAACGCCAAAACAGCCTAA
- a CDS encoding homospermidine synthase has protein sequence MINSLWHRLFVSAVAVEKVTFGGRVVLLGFGTVGQGLLSLLLRHFEMPIAQVTVVDAQRHQAQFAPFARLGIRYLQHRLTPDNLTSTLQELLSPGDLLINLTVGVDCMTMIDWCQIHNILYVDSSIEPWADQFEDRRIPLWKRTHYFFHQTLRHLAKTCASGGATAIVCHGANPGLVSHFVKAALLDIASVMGLPQIWPTDQTSWATMARTCGVKVIQISERDTQISSRPKQLEEFVNTWSIWGFLAEAYYPAEIGWGTHEKHLPENAACFEFGSGNAIYLQRPGGATYIRSWLPLGGAIEGLLLSHSETMTISDYFSLWQDGELLYRPTVNFAYYPTNDAIASLREVMMGGGQPPEKLRILNQDIVTGRDELGVLLLGHPRNGWWYGSQLSIQEARQILPGHNATTVQVCAGVIAAAVWAVRHPQAGFREPEQLPHNEILQIARPYLGRMVSVPTNWTPLQSRSLATSRYFPEPWLDWHDPWQFDNFLVR, from the coding sequence ATGATCAATTCTCTCTGGCATCGGCTGTTTGTGAGCGCAGTTGCAGTTGAAAAAGTGACTTTCGGCGGTCGAGTGGTGTTGCTAGGTTTCGGTACTGTGGGTCAAGGACTGTTATCTTTGCTTCTGCGTCACTTTGAAATGCCGATCGCACAGGTGACTGTTGTCGATGCACAGAGACACCAGGCGCAATTTGCCCCCTTTGCGAGGTTGGGTATCCGTTACCTTCAGCACCGCCTAACTCCCGATAATCTGACCTCTACTCTCCAGGAACTCTTATCGCCTGGAGACTTGCTGATTAATCTCACAGTAGGGGTGGATTGCATGACAATGATTGACTGGTGTCAAATTCACAATATTCTCTATGTGGATTCCAGTATTGAACCGTGGGCAGACCAATTTGAAGATAGAAGAATTCCTCTTTGGAAGCGTACCCATTACTTTTTTCACCAGACACTGCGACATCTGGCTAAAACTTGTGCTTCTGGGGGAGCTACGGCAATTGTCTGCCACGGGGCAAATCCCGGCTTGGTGAGCCACTTTGTCAAAGCCGCTTTGCTAGATATTGCCAGCGTTATGGGATTACCGCAAATCTGGCCGACTGACCAGACAAGTTGGGCAACTATGGCACGGACTTGTGGTGTCAAAGTTATCCAAATTTCCGAGCGAGATACACAAATTTCCTCCCGCCCCAAACAGCTGGAGGAGTTCGTCAATACCTGGAGCATCTGGGGTTTTCTCGCCGAGGCTTACTACCCAGCAGAAATTGGGTGGGGTACTCATGAAAAACACTTGCCAGAAAACGCAGCCTGCTTCGAGTTTGGGTCTGGTAATGCTATATATTTACAGCGTCCCGGTGGTGCAACTTATATTCGCTCTTGGCTACCTCTGGGTGGTGCGATCGAAGGGTTGCTGCTCTCCCACAGTGAGACGATGACAATTAGTGACTATTTTAGCCTTTGGCAAGACGGGGAACTGCTCTATCGACCCACAGTAAATTTTGCTTATTATCCGACTAATGATGCGATCGCTAGTTTGCGAGAAGTGATGATGGGAGGTGGGCAACCTCCCGAAAAACTACGCATCTTAAATCAAGATATTGTTACTGGTAGAGACGAATTGGGAGTTTTGTTGCTTGGTCATCCTCGTAATGGTTGGTGGTATGGTTCCCAACTCAGTATCCAAGAGGCTCGCCAGATTCTTCCCGGACATAATGCCACTACTGTACAGGTGTGTGCTGGAGTAATCGCTGCGGCTGTTTGGGCTGTCCGCCATCCCCAAGCGGGATTTCGAGAGCCAGAACAACTACCCCATAACGAAATTTTACAAATTGCCCGTCCCTATCTTGGTCGGATGGTCAGTGTACCTACTAACTGGACTCCCTTGCAAAGTCGATCTCTAGCAACAAGCCGCTATTTTCCTGAACCCTGGCTAGATTGGCATGACCCGTGGCAATTTGATAATTTTTTAGTACGCTGA
- the def gene encoding peptide deformylase, with protein MPSEIAVEKTKLKNPPLELHYLGDRVLRQAAKRITKVDDEIRQLVREMLQTMYSKDGIGLAAPQVGVHKQLIVIDLEPDNPANPPLVLINPTIKQVSREVCVAQEGCLSIPGVYLDVKRPQVVEVAYKDESGRPRTLQANDLLGRCIQHEMDHLNGVVFVDRVDNSLTLAQELSKNGFSYQAVKPLA; from the coding sequence ATGCCCTCCGAAATTGCTGTAGAGAAAACAAAGTTAAAAAATCCTCCTTTGGAGCTTCACTATCTAGGCGATCGCGTTCTTCGTCAAGCTGCAAAGCGCATCACAAAAGTGGACGATGAAATCCGTCAATTAGTGCGTGAAATGCTGCAAACCATGTACAGCAAAGATGGTATTGGTTTGGCTGCACCCCAAGTAGGAGTTCATAAACAACTAATTGTGATTGATCTGGAACCAGATAATCCAGCAAATCCCCCACTGGTGTTGATTAATCCCACCATTAAACAAGTTAGCCGTGAAGTCTGCGTTGCTCAAGAAGGATGTTTGAGCATTCCCGGAGTTTACTTAGATGTCAAGCGTCCCCAAGTTGTGGAAGTAGCTTATAAAGATGAGTCTGGAAGGCCTCGGACATTACAGGCTAATGATTTACTAGGACGTTGTATTCAGCACGAAATGGATCACCTCAACGGCGTGGTTTTCGTAGATCGCGTGGATAACTCCTTGACTTTGGCCCAGGAGCTATCTAAAAATGGCTTCTCGTATCAAGCGGTGAAACCATTAGCATAA
- a CDS encoding DUF3598 family protein, translated as MTKSQWERLFKNLGEWQGSFTRFSAQGTLIGDVASVVSFEGLNNNQTMRQIVRREGQEDLVLEYSSVNRGTLFFENGAFSYGSIQLAPFTEFGAELGLIHENRRLRLVQLFDKNGQLNQITLIREHLAGTEPAENPPLQINDLLGEWQGEAVTIYPDWRSPDTYSTILKLQLDEAGRLIQSLSFGDRTITSTGIINGSTILFDQNPQNKVQVLLLPNGASATSPLQVQLRQPLFLEVGWLIQPNLRQRMIRSYNDKGEWTNLTLVTEKRVC; from the coding sequence ATGACAAAATCACAATGGGAACGTTTATTTAAAAATCTTGGTGAATGGCAAGGTTCATTCACTCGTTTTTCAGCCCAAGGTACACTCATAGGAGACGTTGCAAGTGTTGTTTCCTTTGAAGGGTTGAATAATAACCAAACAATGCGCCAGATTGTCCGCCGAGAAGGACAAGAAGATTTGGTTCTAGAATACAGTTCTGTAAATAGAGGTACTCTATTTTTTGAAAATGGGGCTTTTTCTTATGGTTCTATCCAGCTTGCACCATTTACCGAATTTGGTGCAGAATTGGGATTGATTCATGAAAATCGCCGTTTGCGTCTGGTGCAATTGTTTGATAAAAACGGTCAACTAAACCAAATCACACTGATTCGAGAACATTTAGCTGGTACTGAGCCAGCAGAAAATCCACCCTTGCAGATTAATGACTTGTTGGGAGAGTGGCAAGGTGAAGCAGTTACAATATATCCTGATTGGCGATCGCCTGATACTTACTCTACAATCCTAAAATTACAACTGGATGAGGCTGGGCGATTAATTCAAAGTTTAAGTTTTGGCGATCGCACAATTACCTCAACTGGTATTATCAACGGTTCGACTATCCTCTTTGACCAAAATCCGCAAAACAAAGTGCAAGTCTTATTATTACCTAATGGTGCTTCTGCAACTTCGCCATTGCAGGTACAGTTACGTCAACCCTTATTTCTAGAAGTCGGTTGGTTAATCCAGCCAAATCTGCGCCAGCGGATGATACGCAGTTATAACGACAAAGGCGAATGGACAAACCTGACTTTAGTCACAGAAAAAAGGGTGTGTTGA
- a CDS encoding ABC transporter permease, translated as MLKFLTKLDYLLKETFLGLLRGGWMNWAAVSTVTVLLFLFGMSLQTSWQVEKLLNQFGSQLEVSVYLDAGTRAESIEPLIKNMPEVVSMQTITKEEAWTKLVKELRISDIAGATQQLGENPLVDELKVKARNSQVVPNLATQLAKLQGVDMVQYVDEAVKRIAQLHQGLNWVTLTITIILTITAIAVTSTTIRLIVMARRQEIEIMQLVGATSAWIYLPFILQGIAFGLIGGAIAWSFISVIQQFLNKLLANQPEFIQFITNGLQLTTAQVLLLPLILLSFGAAVGLMGSLFAVRRFAR; from the coding sequence GTGCTGAAATTTCTCACGAAACTTGACTATTTGCTCAAAGAAACTTTCCTCGGTTTGCTGCGGGGAGGTTGGATGAACTGGGCTGCCGTGAGTACTGTCACGGTGTTATTATTTTTATTCGGTATGAGTTTGCAAACTTCCTGGCAAGTAGAAAAACTCCTCAATCAATTCGGTAGCCAGTTGGAGGTATCAGTTTATCTCGATGCGGGGACACGAGCGGAAAGTATTGAACCACTGATAAAAAACATGCCGGAAGTGGTATCAATGCAAACAATTACCAAAGAGGAAGCTTGGACTAAATTAGTTAAGGAACTAAGAATTTCTGATATTGCAGGTGCTACTCAGCAGTTAGGAGAGAATCCTTTGGTAGATGAACTGAAGGTGAAAGCACGTAATTCTCAAGTTGTACCTAATTTAGCAACGCAGTTGGCAAAGTTGCAGGGAGTTGATATGGTGCAGTATGTAGATGAAGCCGTCAAACGCATCGCCCAGTTACATCAAGGCTTGAATTGGGTGACTTTGACTATTACGATAATTTTGACCATAACTGCGATCGCTGTCACTAGCACCACCATCCGCCTCATTGTGATGGCGCGCCGCCAGGAAATTGAAATTATGCAACTTGTAGGTGCAACTTCTGCTTGGATTTACTTACCATTTATTTTGCAAGGTATCGCTTTTGGCTTGATTGGTGGGGCGATCGCCTGGAGTTTTATCTCTGTTATTCAACAGTTTCTCAACAAATTGCTAGCCAATCAACCAGAGTTTATCCAATTCATTACCAACGGCTTACAACTCACCACCGCACAAGTTTTATTATTACCCCTCATTCTCTTAAGTTTTGGCGCAGCTGTAGGATTAATGGGGAGCTTATTTGCTGTCCGACGCTTCGCTAGATAA